A window of Microbacterium lushaniae genomic DNA:
GCTCGGGGTGCACACCACCGTGGCCGCCCCTCCCCCGCTCGAAGCGGACTGGGACCCGTTCGCCCGCACTCTGTGACGCAGGGCGCCTGCGTCCTGGCAGCTCCACCTCGACAGGAAGGAAGTGACGATCATGACAGTACGTATCGGCATCAACGGATTCGGGCGCATCGGACGCACCTATCTGCGCGCCGCCCTGGCAAGCGACGCGGACGTGGAGGTCGTGGCCGTCAACGACCTCACCGACGCTCGCACGCTGGCGAGCCTGCTCGAATGGGATTCCCTCTCCGGGCACCTCGAGGGCGTCGGGGTCGACGGCGACGCGATCACCCTGGGAGGAAAGCGCATCACCGTGTCCGCCCAGCCTGACCCGTCCGCGATCCGCTGGGGCGATGTGGGCGCCGACATCGTGATCGAATCCACCGGGCGGTACACCGACGGCAGCGCCGCATCCGCCCATCTCGCCGGCGGCGCCAGGAAGGTGATCATCTCCGCACCGGCGAAGGGTGACGTGCCCACGTATGTCCTGGGGGTCAACGACGACGCGCTCGATCCCGACGCCCACGACGTCTTCTCCAACGGATCGTGCACGACGAACTCGGTGGCGCCGTTGGCGAAGGTGCTGAACGACGCGTTCGGCATCGAGTCGGGGCTGATGACGACGGTGCACGCCTACACCGGCGACCAGCGGCTGCAGGATGCGCCGCACTCCGACCTGCGCCGGGCACGCGCGGCCGCGGTGTCGACGATTCCGACCTCGTCGGGAGCGGCCAAGACGATCGGCAAGATCATTCCCGAGCTGGACGGCCGGCTCACCGGTGCCGCCCTGCGCGTGCCCGTCCCGGTCGGCTCGATCACCGACCTCACCGCCGTCCTGCGCACCAGCGCAGGGGTGGACGAGGTCAACGCCGCCTTCCGCGCGGCCGCCTCATCCGAACCGCTGCAGCGCTACCTGCAGTACTCCGAGGCGCCGCTGGTGTCGGCCGACATCGTCGGGAACCCGTTCTCGACGATCTTCGATGCGCCGCTGACGCAGGCGATCGGCTCGCAGGTGAAGGTCTTCGGCTGGTACGACAACGAGTGGGCGTTCTCCAACCGCCTCGTCGAGTTCTCCGCCCGCATCGGCGCCGCCCTCTGACCCGACCTCACCGGTCGACAGAAGACCGAAAGAGCGCCCGGCGGATCGCCGGGCGCTCTTTCATTCGGTGGACCTGAGGGGATTCGAACCCCTGACCTCTTCATTGCGAACGAAGCGCGCTACCAACTGCGCCACAGGCCCCTGAACCTCCGCTACATTACCACGCCACGGGGGTGCTCCCGCGCCGCCACCTCCCCCTCGCGCGCCCTCCGCGGCCCCACTTTCGCGGCACTTCGGCGCAACCGCGCCACATCAGAACGCAGCGGATGCACCGTTGTGGCGCGAACGTGGGATCGGTCGCGGGCGGTCGGCTGAGTGGCGGGCCCAGCGAGCAGCGCATCGGCGCGAACGTGGGGTCGGTCGCGGGCGGTCGGCTGAGTGGCGGGCCCAGCGGGCAGCGCATCGGCGCGAATGAGGTTGTGGCCGGAGGCTCGTGCCCGACTCATCCGCACCACTTCCGCGCCACTTCCGCGCAACCGCGCCACATCAGAACGCAGCGGATGCACGTTTAGGGCGCGAACGCGGGACCGCAGTTCGGAGACCGCGGGCCGGGGTCCCGGAGAGGGTCCTGCGGTGGACGCCGGATCGGGACGGGGGCGCCCCGGGTCCCGGGGGCGGGCCGACGGTCAGCGGCACCCGCGCCACATCCGCGCCACTTCGGCGTAACCGCGCCACATCTAAACGCAGCGGATGCACCGTTGTGGCGCGAACGCGGGATCGAGACGCGCGGCGGTCGGCTGAGTTGGCGTTCTCGCGGGTCGCGCATCGGCGCGAATGAGCTTGCGGCCGGAGACTCGTGCCCAACTCATCCGCACCGCATCCGCGCCACTTCCGTGCAACCGCGCCACATCAAAACGCCGCGAACGCACCTTTATGGCGCAAACGTGGGATCGAGACGAGATGACCGGCGGGGATGGCGCGGGTCAGGCGCCGACGGCGCGGCGCGCGAGCAGCCGGCGCACGTGATCTTCGATCTCGGCGTCGTCCACGTACCCCATGCGGCTGAACTCCGAGGCGCGCGCGGTGCGGGCCTCGTCGATCGAAGGCGGCTGGTTCTGCGCCGCGAGGTCGCGCAGCGCCTCCTGGCGGGCTGCGGCGCGGAGAGCGGCACGCGCCTCCTGCTCGTCCAGCACGGCGGCAGCCCGCGAACCGGCGGACGACACGAGCGGGCGGGGCAGCTCGCGCGGCGTCCACGCGGCCGCGCGCGGGCGGCCCACGGCGAGGTCGGGCATGGGGGTCGCCACGCGTTCGGCGGCGACGACGGGCACCTCGCGCACGGCGGCACGAGCGGCCACACGCGACATCCGGTGCAGCGCGACGGTGGCCAGCAGCGTGGTCGCGCCTCCCACCCACAGCAGCACCGAGGATGCGGCGGACAGGAAGAGCCACACGCCGGCGCCCGTGGCGGCCAGGCCCGCGACCCCCACGACGGTGGCGGCGAGCCGCATGCGGCGGCGAGCGCGGGCGCGCCGGAGGGCCGGGCGGTTGCGGGCGGCTGCCCGCTCGGCACGCGCGGCCTCGATCGCCTCGGCACGGCGGGCGCGGGCGAGCTCGCGCTCGGCGGCGCTTTCGTGCTTCGCGGCCTCGAGGCGGGCGCGCGCGACGACGAGCTCCGTCTCCTCCTGCTCGGCCTGCGCGCGGCGGGCGAGCCGCTGCTGGGCGAGCGCCGTCCGGGCGTTCAGCTCGAGCCGCACCTCCTGGGGCGTCTCGCTGGTCTCGGCGAGCACGCGCAGGGCCTGGTTCAGGCGCACGGCGTTCCGCTCGGCCGAGGTGTATTGGTATCGACTGGCCCACGAGGGCAGCAGGTAGACGAGCCAGAGCACGACGGCGACGGCGACGATCACGCCGCCTCCCAGTACCTGCCCACCCATGCCGCTAACGGTATGCGACGCGCGACCCGACGCATACCAGGCTGTGCGCGTGTCGCGCAGCCAAAAGTCCGATCAGGCCGGTAAGCGGTCGGATGGCGGCACCGTCGCCGCATCCGGCGGGACCCGACCCTCGACCCAGCGCGCGAGCACCCCCTCGGGCACTTCCTCGCGTACCAGGGCGAACGCGTAGTGGTCGCGCCAGTCGCCGTTGATGTGGATGTAGCGGCGCCGGATCCCCTCGTAGCGGAACCCGAGCTTCTGCACGACCCGCAGGCTTGCCGCGTTCTCCGGACGGATGCAGATCTCCATGCGGTGAAGACGCAGTTCGTCGAAGCACACGTCGGTGGCCATCGCCACCGACGCGGGCGTGATCCCGCGCCCGGCGAACCGCTCGCTCACCCAGTAGCCGATCGTCGCCGAAGCGAGGGAGCCGCGGGAGATGCCCCACACGTTGAGCTGGCCGGCGATCTCGCCGTCGTACTCCATGACGAAGGGCACGCCCACACCGTCACGGTGCTGCTGCAGGAGCCGGCGCACGCCCAGGCGCATGTCGAACGACACCGGCCCGTCGGGGCTGGTCGCCTCCCACTGCCTCAACCAGGGTCGATTGGAGAGCAGTTCGTTCTGCAGTACGCGCGCATCGCGGGCACGCACGAGGCGGATCGAGACCGGCCCGTGGCGACGCGGGACAGACAGGTCCATGCCACCCCCTCGAAACGACGTCAGAGCGTCGCTGCGAACTCCTTGAACCACGGGCGCAGGGCCGGCCCCAGGTCCTCGCGGTCGGCGGCGAGCTGCACGATGGCCTTGATGTAGTCCACCCTATCTCCGGTGTCGTACCGGCGGCCGCGGAAGATCACCCCGTACACGCCGCCGCCGTCGCCGGCACCGGAGGCCAGTTCCTGCAGCGCGTCGGTCAGCTGGATCTCGCCGCCCTTGCCGGGTTCGGTGCGCTCGAGGATCTCGAACACGTCCGGTCCGAGGACGTACCGGCCGATGATGGCGAGGTTGGAGGGCGCGTCCTCGGCCTTGGGCTTCTCGACCAGCTGCGTCACCTTGACGACGTCGTCCTCGTCCGTGGCTTCCACGGCGGCGACGCCGTACATGTGGATCTGCGCGGGGTCGACCTCCATCAGCGCGATGATGGTGGCCCCACGCAGGTCGTATTCGGCCAGCATCTTCGTGAGCAGCTCGTCGCGCTCGTCGATGAGGTCATCGCCCAGGAGCACCGCGAACGGGTGGTCGCCGACGTGCGCCTGCGCGCGCAGCACGGCGTGACCCAGGCCCTTGGGCTCGCCCTGACGCACCATGTGCACGTTGGCGAGGTCGGAGGAGTACTCGACCTTCTTCAGCTTCTCGTCGTCGCCCTTGGCGCGCAGCTTGTCTTCGAGCTCGGGCACCGAGTCGAAGTGGTTGGCGATGTTGTTCTTGTTGCGACCGACGATGATGAGGACGTCTTCGATGCCGGCCTCCACCGCCTCTTCGACGACGTACTGGATGGCCGGCTTGTCCACGACCGGGAGCATCTCCTTGGGCATCGCCTTGGTGGCGGGAAGGAAGCGGGTACCGAGTCCAGCGGCCGGGATGACGGCCTTGAAGGGCTTATGCGACATGAACACAGGTTAGCCCGAGCCGTGTGAACCCCGTGTGACGTGATGGCTACAGCGGATGCCGCGCCTGACCGGCCTAGAATCGGATCCATGTCGGACCGCATCGATCATGCCAAACGTGCGCTGCGCGCCGACCTGCGCGAACGGCGGCAGATGCAGTCCGAATCGGCTCGCGAGCAGGCGGCCCACGGCCTGCGCGGGCAGCTGGACGAGCTCCTCGAGCGCCTGGGTGCGCGCTCGGTCTCCTGCTTCCTGTCCACGCCCAGCGAGCCGGGCACGCGGGAGTTCATCGACGCGGCCGTGGGGCGCGGCATCCGCGTGCTGCTGCCCATCACCCGCGCCGACGGACTGCTCGACTGGGCCGTGGCCGTCACCGGCGGCGACGTGACGGCGGGCCTGACGGGAACGCCCGAGCCCGTGGGCGAGGTTCTCGGCCCGATCGCGGTGAACGACGTCGACCTGCTGCTGATTCCCGCGGCGGCCGTTGACCGCACCGGCATGCGCCTGGGCTGGGGCCGCGGCTACTTCGACAAGACCCTCGGATCGATGGAGAAGTGCCCGCCCGTGTACGCGGTCGTCTTCGACTCCGAGTTCGTCGACGAGGTCCCCCGCGACGTCCACGATCAGCCCGTCACCGGCATCGTCACCCCGACGCGCACCATCACGTTTTCCGCCTCAGCGCCCCGCTGATCCACCCGAGGAGCCTCCATGCCCACCTACGCCTATGCCTGCAAGCAGTGCGCCCACCGTTTCGACGCCGTGCAGTCCTTCGCCGAACCGACTCTGAGCGTGTGCCCGGAGTGCGGCGGCACGCTGCGCAAGGAGTACGGCTCCATCGGCGTGACCTTCAACGGCTCGGGCTTCTACCGCACCGACTCGCGCGCGGGCGAGGCGAAGACCGCGGGCAAGAAGGGGGCGGATGCGGCGTCCTCGGGTGGTTCGGGAACCGGGACCGGTAGCGCCTCACCTGCTGCTTCGGCATCATCGACCTCGAGCAGCCCGTCCGCTCCGGCGCCGTCGGGCTCGTGATCCCCCAAAGGAAACCGAGGACCAGCACATGATCAAGGGCTTCAAGGAGTTCATCCTCCGCGGGAACGTCATCGACCTGGCCGTCGCGGTCGTCATCGGCGCCGCGTTCACCGCGATCGTCAACGCCCTGGTCGACAACCTCATCAATCCGCTCATCGCGCTGATCTTCCAGGCCGACAGCCTCGGTGACGTCGGCTTCTTCGTGACGGGCCTCACCGGCAACGAGGTGTTCTTCGGGTGGGGCGCGATCGTCGGGGCCCTCATCAACTTCCTCGGCGTCGCTGCGGTCGTGTACTTCGTCTTCGTCTATCCGATGAACCGCGTCAAGGAGCGGGCCGCGGCCCGTGCGGGCGCATCGGGCCCCGACGACGAGCCGCAGCTGCCCACCGAGCAGGAGCTGCTCGTGCAGATCCGCGACCTCCTGGAGAAGTCCGGTCCCGCAGCGCGCGCCTGACGGCGCTCAGTAGTGCGGCGGGACGTCGCGGCGCAGGCGCTCGTCGTTGGGACCCGGCGCGTCGGTGGCGGATGCGGCGGGGTCGTCCTCGCGCGACTCGTCGGCGGGCGCCGGTTCGGCGGTCGTTCCCGGGGCGGGCGTGAGCTTGGCCCGGCGGGCACCGGGGACGCGTTCGATGCGCTGGCGGTCAGTCGACGACATCGAGAGGCTGGGTCACCGTGTCGGCGGTCGGGCCGTCGGGCTGCACCCCCAGCAACGCCGCGATGCGCGCCGCGACGGAGGCGGGGTCGCTGTACAGGTCGAACGCGTGCACGCGTACGTAGTGCCATCCCAGGCGCCGCAGCGTCTGCGGACGCAGGCGCAGCGTCTCGCGCAGCGAGTCGGCTGCCGTCTCCGGATCACTCTCGGCGACGACGGCCTTCCCGCCGTGCTGGGCGACCAGCGGCAGCAGGCCCCGGTAGTCCACGTCCACGGCCAGCCCGAGCCGGCGGAGCTCCCGGGCCAGGGCGAGGGTGAGCGGATCGGCGAGGTCTTCCAGTCGCGCCTCGCGCCTGCGCGCGGCGAGCCCGCCGAGGATGCTCATGAGCGTGGCGGCCCCGTGCTCGAGCCGGCCGTCGTCGAAGGCGGACGGACGGATGGAGGACACGATGACCATCGAGCGGCGTGCGCGCGTCATCCCCACCGTGAGCAGTCGCTCACCGTCGGGGGTGGACAGGTCGCCGAAGTCGCTGAGCACCCGGCCGTGCTTGGTCAGGCCGAACCCGAGCGAGAAGATCACCCGGTCGCGGCTCTCGGCCACCGACTCCTCCAGCGTCAGCACCGCGAACGGCTCCGCGGTGTCGCGGGAGACGAAGTCGGCCACATCCGACCGGCCCGCAAACGCCGACTCGACGGCGGCGCGCACGCGCTCGGCGTGCCGCGCACTCGCGGTGACGACCATGAGCGACTCGGCGCCGCGATTGACGGCGTGCTCGACGACGAGGGTCACCACGCGCGCGACCTCGGCGTCGGGGCTCTCGACCGCACCGGTGATCGGGTCGGGCGCACCGGTCCCGCCTTCGACGTAGTCGACGCTGAGGCTGCCACGGCCCAAATACGACCCCGCCCACGGCAGCGACACGATCTCGCCGCCGTAGAAGGCGTCGTTGACGAGCTCGGCGAGGTCTTCGCCGCCCGCGCGGTAGCTGCGGGTGAGGGTGGCCACGGGGAGCAGTTCGGCGAGGCGCTCGAAGACCGAGACATCGTCGAAGGCGACGGGCTCCTCGTCGTCGGCGACGGAGAGAGTGGCACCGACGCGGAAAGCGGTGGGCTTCTGCGTGACCGGGTCGCCG
This region includes:
- a CDS encoding 5-formyltetrahydrofolate cyclo-ligase is translated as MSDRIDHAKRALRADLRERRQMQSESAREQAAHGLRGQLDELLERLGARSVSCFLSTPSEPGTREFIDAAVGRGIRVLLPITRADGLLDWAVAVTGGDVTAGLTGTPEPVGEVLGPIAVNDVDLLLIPAAAVDRTGMRLGWGRGYFDKTLGSMEKCPPVYAVVFDSEFVDEVPRDVHDQPVTGIVTPTRTITFSASAPR
- a CDS encoding large exoprotein, with translation MGGQVLGGGVIVAVAVVLWLVYLLPSWASRYQYTSAERNAVRLNQALRVLAETSETPQEVRLELNARTALAQQRLARRAQAEQEETELVVARARLEAAKHESAAERELARARRAEAIEAARAERAAARNRPALRRARARRRMRLAATVVGVAGLAATGAGVWLFLSAASSVLLWVGGATTLLATVALHRMSRVAARAAVREVPVVAAERVATPMPDLAVGRPRAAAWTPRELPRPLVSSAGSRAAAVLDEQEARAALRAAARQEALRDLAAQNQPPSIDEARTARASEFSRMGYVDDAEIEDHVRRLLARRAVGA
- a CDS encoding FmdB family zinc ribbon protein is translated as MPTYAYACKQCAHRFDAVQSFAEPTLSVCPECGGTLRKEYGSIGVTFNGSGFYRTDSRAGEAKTAGKKGADAASSGGSGTGTGSASPAASASSTSSSPSAPAPSGS
- the gap gene encoding type I glyceraldehyde-3-phosphate dehydrogenase; translated protein: MTVRIGINGFGRIGRTYLRAALASDADVEVVAVNDLTDARTLASLLEWDSLSGHLEGVGVDGDAITLGGKRITVSAQPDPSAIRWGDVGADIVIESTGRYTDGSAASAHLAGGARKVIISAPAKGDVPTYVLGVNDDALDPDAHDVFSNGSCTTNSVAPLAKVLNDAFGIESGLMTTVHAYTGDQRLQDAPHSDLRRARAAAVSTIPTSSGAAKTIGKIIPELDGRLTGAALRVPVPVGSITDLTAVLRTSAGVDEVNAAFRAAASSEPLQRYLQYSEAPLVSADIVGNPFSTIFDAPLTQAIGSQVKVFGWYDNEWAFSNRLVEFSARIGAAL
- the mscL gene encoding large conductance mechanosensitive channel protein MscL, which encodes MIKGFKEFILRGNVIDLAVAVVIGAAFTAIVNALVDNLINPLIALIFQADSLGDVGFFVTGLTGNEVFFGWGAIVGALINFLGVAAVVYFVFVYPMNRVKERAAARAGASGPDDEPQLPTEQELLVQIRDLLEKSGPAARA
- the galU gene encoding UTP--glucose-1-phosphate uridylyltransferase GalU, translating into MSHKPFKAVIPAAGLGTRFLPATKAMPKEMLPVVDKPAIQYVVEEAVEAGIEDVLIIVGRNKNNIANHFDSVPELEDKLRAKGDDEKLKKVEYSSDLANVHMVRQGEPKGLGHAVLRAQAHVGDHPFAVLLGDDLIDERDELLTKMLAEYDLRGATIIALMEVDPAQIHMYGVAAVEATDEDDVVKVTQLVEKPKAEDAPSNLAIIGRYVLGPDVFEILERTEPGKGGEIQLTDALQELASGAGDGGGVYGVIFRGRRYDTGDRVDYIKAIVQLAADREDLGPALRPWFKEFAATL
- a CDS encoding GNAT family N-acetyltransferase, coding for MDLSVPRRHGPVSIRLVRARDARVLQNELLSNRPWLRQWEATSPDGPVSFDMRLGVRRLLQQHRDGVGVPFVMEYDGEIAGQLNVWGISRGSLASATIGYWVSERFAGRGITPASVAMATDVCFDELRLHRMEICIRPENAASLRVVQKLGFRYEGIRRRYIHINGDWRDHYAFALVREEVPEGVLARWVEGRVPPDAATVPPSDRLPA